A window of Streptomyces sp. DG1A-41 contains these coding sequences:
- a CDS encoding GNAT family N-acetyltransferase, which produces MTWTVAPEPHDSPVAAALWRAYYTEVSDRWYLLHEGRRTDPDELEREIANQPGAELALPHGQLLVARYGGEPAGTAGVRLLDGTTAELKRVFLHASMRGKGGAALLVGTAENAARALGAGRIVLDTRGDLVEARALYARLGYTETEPYNDNPYAEHWFTKHLT; this is translated from the coding sequence ATGACCTGGACCGTGGCCCCGGAACCGCACGACTCCCCCGTCGCCGCCGCCCTGTGGCGGGCGTACTACACCGAGGTCAGCGACCGCTGGTACCTGCTCCACGAGGGGCGCCGGACCGACCCGGACGAGCTGGAGCGGGAGATCGCCAACCAGCCGGGTGCCGAACTCGCGTTGCCGCACGGGCAGTTGCTGGTCGCCCGGTACGGCGGTGAGCCGGCCGGCACCGCGGGCGTACGGCTGCTGGACGGCACGACCGCCGAGCTCAAGCGGGTCTTCCTGCACGCGTCCATGCGCGGCAAGGGCGGCGCCGCGCTCCTGGTCGGGACCGCCGAGAACGCCGCCCGCGCGCTCGGCGCCGGCCGGATAGTCCTCGACACCCGCGGCGACCTCGTCGAGGCCCGCGCCCTCTACGCCCGGCTCGGCTACACGGAGACCGAGCCGTACAACGACAACCCGTACGCCGAGCACTGGTTCACCAAGCACCTCACCTGA